A single Arcobacter sp. FWKO B DNA region contains:
- a CDS encoding YaiI/YqxD family protein, whose translation MTIFIDGDAFPNLLKPIVLRAINKQQIKTYVISNKKITIGESQSISYSIVDTKADEADDKIVQMLSKDDLVITADIPLASRVIDLEAHAIDHRGDMYTKDNVKQYLAIRNLMQSIRDSGELTKGPAPFGQKDAQMFANSINSFLQKYNKN comes from the coding sequence ATGACTATTTTTATAGATGGAGATGCTTTTCCTAACTTGCTAAAACCTATAGTTTTGAGAGCTATAAATAAGCAACAAATAAAAACTTATGTCATATCAAACAAAAAAATAACCATCGGGGAGTCTCAAAGTATCAGTTATTCGATAGTCGATACCAAGGCTGACGAAGCTGATGATAAAATAGTACAGATGTTATCCAAGGATGATTTGGTCATAACTGCCGATATTCCTCTTGCTTCTAGGGTGATAGACCTTGAAGCTCATGCAATAGATCATCGAGGTGATATGTACACAAAAGACAATGTAAAACAATACCTTGCCATAAGAAATCTTATGCAAAGTATCAGAGATAGCGGTGAGCTTACAAAAGGTCCTGCACCTTTTGGACAAAAAGACGCTCAAATGTTTGCAAATTCTATCAATAGTTTTTTGCAAAAATATAATAAAAATTAA
- a CDS encoding DUF234 domain-containing protein, with protein MPTAIKYFTVFGGIDIQIDTTKPLLELIEKHILKEYNNLRSEVNYLTGGYSVDHAVLSGIALGDRKTTNAFKRAHVSFEEGMKCVDSLCEKGIIELESSQHFMANKRSDAKIAKKLLFTNPFMRFWFGFVSPIYKGIKEGNFEEFHSKFAGREADFSDFIFEELALAYLKIAFEDDSIKQVGQYWDEKIQITPLAKTTSGKVIVGYCKNSDTKMKKSELNTLLQNCQNSGIVPDIVALFAKNGYSTELKSLKSENLRLFSAKSFKSLVG; from the coding sequence ATGCCAACAGCAATCAAGTATTTCACTGTTTTTGGGGGAATAGATATACAAATAGACACCACAAAACCTCTGCTTGAACTTATCGAAAAACATATCTTAAAAGAGTACAATAACCTAAGAAGCGAAGTAAACTACCTAACAGGTGGATACAGCGTGGATCATGCGGTACTTAGCGGTATAGCTCTAGGTGATAGAAAAACTACAAATGCCTTCAAAAGGGCTCATGTGAGTTTTGAAGAGGGAATGAAATGTGTAGATAGCCTTTGTGAAAAAGGAATTATAGAATTAGAATCATCTCAACACTTTATGGCAAACAAAAGAAGTGACGCTAAGATAGCCAAAAAACTACTTTTTACAAACCCTTTTATGAGGTTTTGGTTTGGCTTCGTTTCACCTATTTACAAAGGGATAAAAGAAGGGAATTTTGAGGAATTTCATAGCAAATTTGCAGGTCGTGAAGCTGATTTTAGTGATTTTATTTTTGAAGAGTTAGCCCTTGCTTATCTAAAAATTGCATTTGAAGATGATAGTATCAAACAAGTGGGTCAATACTGGGATGAAAAAATCCAAATCACACCTCTAGCCAAAACAACTTCAGGCAAAGTAATAGTAGGATACTGCAAAAATTCAGATACGAAAATGAAAAAAAGTGAACTCAACACACTTCTTCAAAACTGCCAAAATAGCGGTATAGTACCTGATATTGTAGCTCTTTTTGCAAAAAACGGATATAGCACCGAACTAAAAAGCCTCAAAAGTGAAAATTTAAGACTTTTTAGTGCTAAGAGTTTTAAGAGTTTAGTGGGGTGA
- a CDS encoding ORF6N domain-containing protein — MRNLPQEIIENQIYEIRNLKVMLDSDLAKLYEVETKRINEAVKNNPEKFPEDFYFELTQSESENLKSKISTSSWGGRRKAVKVFTEQGVYMLATVLKSQVATDVTINIMRTFTKLREFALTYKDIVIELKNLKENLKLTQNQTSENSQHIKTAFEILSQILEDTKNTEEKVMGFRHKP; from the coding sequence ATGAGAAACTTGCCCCAAGAAATAATAGAAAACCAAATCTATGAAATACGGAATCTAAAAGTAATGCTAGATAGTGATTTAGCTAAACTTTATGAAGTAGAAACCAAAAGAATTAACGAAGCGGTCAAAAATAATCCAGAAAAATTTCCTGAAGATTTTTATTTTGAGCTAACACAGAGCGAAAGTGAAAACTTGAAGTCGAAAATTTCGACCTCAAGTTGGGGTGGAAGAAGAAAGGCTGTTAAAGTCTTCACCGAACAAGGTGTATATATGTTAGCTACAGTTCTAAAAAGTCAAGTTGCAACAGATGTTACAATCAACATAATGCGTACTTTTACAAAACTTAGAGAATTTGCTTTGACATATAAAGATATAGTAATAGAACTTAAAAATCTCAAAGAAAATCTAAAACTAACCCAAAACCAAACTAGTGAAAACTCACAACATATTAAAACAGCATTTGAAATATTGTCTCAAATATTAGAAGATACTAAAAATACAGAGGAAAAAGTGATGGGATTTAGGCATAAGCCATAA